A window of Tautonia plasticadhaerens contains these coding sequences:
- the meaB gene encoding methylmalonyl Co-A mutase-associated GTPase MeaB has translation MSNPSGPPIPPQRRRLSPDQYVEGVLSRSRGVLGRVITLFESRRPDDRALARLVLDTLVPHSGRSIRLGITGVPGAGKSTLIEALGLRLLAEGHRVAVLAIDPSSRVTGGSILGDKTRMARLSVEDDAFIRPSPTGTALGGVAGHTREAMLACEAAGYDVVIVETVGVGQSETAVADMVDTFLAVLIAGAGDELQGIKRGLVEMIDVLAINKADGENRPQVDRAVSQYRNAIRLMHPPESPWIPPVLPCSAREGTGLGEIWAQVLAHRAAMERAGLLAERRRSQAVRWMWDLVEEQVRRMLRDAPGTGDLAARLESEVRGGRISASSAADRIASALGLTAPPGAGPDGPGPP, from the coding sequence ATGTCCAACCCAAGCGGGCCGCCGATCCCGCCGCAGAGGCGACGGCTCTCCCCGGATCAGTACGTCGAGGGCGTCCTGTCCCGGTCTCGGGGCGTGCTCGGCCGGGTCATCACGCTGTTCGAGTCGCGTCGGCCCGACGACCGGGCGCTCGCCCGGCTCGTGCTCGACACGCTGGTGCCCCACTCCGGCCGGTCGATCCGGCTGGGGATTACCGGCGTCCCGGGGGCGGGCAAGAGCACGCTGATCGAAGCGCTCGGGCTGAGGCTGCTGGCGGAGGGGCATCGCGTGGCCGTCCTGGCGATCGACCCGTCGAGCCGGGTGACAGGCGGGAGCATCCTCGGCGACAAGACCCGGATGGCCCGCCTGAGTGTGGAGGATGACGCCTTCATCCGCCCCTCGCCCACCGGGACGGCCCTCGGCGGCGTCGCCGGCCACACCCGGGAGGCGATGCTCGCGTGCGAGGCGGCGGGCTACGACGTTGTGATCGTCGAGACGGTGGGCGTCGGCCAGTCGGAGACGGCGGTGGCGGACATGGTCGACACCTTCCTCGCCGTCCTGATCGCCGGGGCCGGGGACGAACTCCAGGGCATCAAGCGGGGGCTGGTCGAGATGATCGACGTGCTCGCCATCAACAAGGCCGACGGCGAGAACCGCCCCCAGGTCGACCGCGCCGTCTCCCAGTACCGCAACGCGATCCGCCTGATGCACCCTCCCGAGAGCCCCTGGATCCCTCCCGTCCTGCCGTGCAGCGCCCGGGAAGGCACCGGCCTCGGGGAGATCTGGGCGCAGGTGCTCGCCCACCGGGCGGCGATGGAGCGGGCGGGGTTGCTCGCCGAGCGTCGGCGATCGCAGGCGGTCCGGTGGATGTGGGATCTGGTGGAGGAGCAGGTCCGGCGTATGCTGAGGGACGCCCCGGGCACAGGCGACCTCGCCGCCCGGCTCGAATCGGAGGTCCGGGGCGGCCGGATCTCCGCCTCGTCCGCCGCCGATCGGATCGCCTCGGCCCTCGGCCTGACGGCCCCACCGGGGGCCGGGCCGGACGGGCCGGGCCCCCCTTGA
- a CDS encoding methylmalonyl-CoA carboxytransferase subunit 5S translates to MARTVEVTELALRDGHQSLLATRMALEDMVPACEDIDQAGYWSVECWGGATYDSCIRFLNEDPWERLRTFRKLMPNSRLQMLLRGQNLLGYRHYEDSVVDRFVEKSAENGMDVFRVFDALNDIRNLRRAMEAVRRTGKHAEGTICYTTSPLHTVGKFVEMAKRLQDLGCDSICIKDMAALLRPQPAYDIVKGIKESCGQETTVHVHVHSTTGVTLVSLMKAIEAGADIVDTSISSLSLGPGHNPTEALVEMLEGTGYTTRLDKDRLLKIKDHFARIRPRYAEFESKFVGVETEIFDSQIPGGMISNMESQLRQQGAGDRVKEVLAEVPKVRQVAGFPPLVTPSSQIVGTQAVFNVLMGPYKVLTGEFADLMLGYYGETIGDRDPEVTRLAAEHNKKDPTTDRPADHLKPEWDGLKARATALDGCDGTDEDVLTYAMFPQVAPKFFAGRSSGPKNPGKDPVSAAASAAAASPAARAIDSKGPVTGPITYTVRIGDTSRTVTVEPA, encoded by the coding sequence ATGGCACGCACGGTCGAGGTCACGGAGCTCGCCCTCCGGGACGGTCACCAGAGCCTGCTGGCGACCCGGATGGCGCTGGAGGACATGGTCCCCGCCTGCGAGGACATCGACCAGGCCGGCTACTGGAGCGTCGAGTGCTGGGGGGGGGCGACCTACGACTCCTGCATCCGGTTCCTCAACGAGGACCCCTGGGAACGGTTGCGGACCTTCCGCAAGCTGATGCCGAATTCCCGGTTGCAGATGCTCCTGCGCGGGCAGAATTTGCTGGGATACCGGCACTACGAGGACTCGGTGGTCGACCGCTTCGTTGAGAAGTCGGCCGAGAACGGCATGGACGTCTTCCGGGTCTTCGACGCCCTGAACGACATCCGGAACCTCCGCCGCGCCATGGAGGCGGTCCGGCGGACCGGCAAGCACGCCGAGGGGACGATCTGCTACACGACCTCCCCCCTGCACACGGTCGGCAAGTTCGTCGAGATGGCGAAGCGGCTCCAGGACCTCGGATGCGACTCCATCTGCATCAAGGACATGGCCGCCCTGCTCCGCCCGCAGCCGGCGTACGACATCGTGAAGGGCATCAAGGAGTCGTGCGGCCAGGAAACTACGGTCCATGTCCACGTCCACTCGACGACCGGCGTCACGCTCGTCAGCCTGATGAAGGCGATCGAGGCGGGCGCGGACATCGTCGACACGTCGATCTCGTCCCTCAGCCTCGGCCCGGGGCACAACCCGACCGAGGCGCTGGTCGAGATGCTGGAGGGCACCGGGTACACCACCCGGCTCGACAAGGATCGACTGCTGAAGATCAAGGACCACTTCGCCCGGATCCGGCCGAGGTACGCCGAATTCGAGTCGAAGTTCGTGGGGGTGGAGACGGAGATCTTCGACAGCCAGATCCCCGGCGGGATGATCTCCAACATGGAGAGCCAGCTCCGGCAGCAGGGGGCCGGCGACCGGGTGAAGGAGGTGCTCGCCGAGGTCCCGAAGGTCCGCCAGGTGGCCGGATTCCCCCCCCTGGTCACGCCGTCGAGCCAGATCGTCGGCACGCAGGCGGTCTTCAACGTGTTGATGGGGCCCTACAAGGTGCTCACCGGCGAGTTCGCCGACCTGATGCTCGGGTACTACGGCGAGACGATCGGCGACCGGGACCCGGAGGTCACCCGGCTCGCCGCCGAGCACAACAAGAAGGACCCGACCACCGACCGCCCCGCCGACCACCTGAAGCCCGAGTGGGACGGCCTGAAGGCCAGGGCCACGGCCCTCGACGGCTGCGACGGGACCGATGAGGACGTGTTGACCTACGCGATGTTCCCCCAGGTGGCCCCCAAGTTCTTCGCGGGGCGGTCCTCGGGGCCGAAGAACCCGGGCAAGGACCCGGTCTCGGCCGCCGCCAGCGCCGCCGCCGCCAGCCCGGCCGCCCGGGCCATCGACTCCAAGGGCCCCGTCACCGGACCCATCACCTACACGGTCCGGATCGGCGACACGTCCCGCACGGTGACCGTCGAGCCCGCGTGA
- a CDS encoding acyl-CoA carboxylase subunit beta, whose amino-acid sequence MSADSKRRTMDELVQELREKKDHLRQGGGPDRLAKQKEQGKLTARERVETLLDPGSFEEFGLFASHRQSHFGMAGKEAPADGVVTGAGSIDGRLVHLASQDFTVLGGSAGEIHSHKVADVMGMALQTGTPFVFLNDSGGARVQEGIDSLSGYGRVFYANVELSGAVPQISLICGPCAGGAAYSPALTDFVIQTKQSQMFITGPQVIKQVTGEQITAEALGGADAHMTLSGVNHFVAEDDEEALHLCRRLLSFLPANNLEDPPRVPFDNNVDPDPGLPGIVPVEPKQGYDVRDVIGAIVDRGDFLEVQEGYARNIVVGFARILGRSVGVIANQPSVMSGVLDVNASTKASRFIRFCNAFNISLVTFVDVPGFLPGVAQEHGGIIRHGAKMLFAYSAATVPKIQVILRKSYGGAHLAMCSKDLGADRVFAWPTAEVAVMGAEGAVEVVFRKEMQEAGDKAARRAELIEQYRSTFSSPYVAAGRRLVDDVIEPADTRRHLAQALEYLQAKREVRPPKKHGLIPL is encoded by the coding sequence ATGAGCGCCGATTCGAAGAGGCGGACGATGGACGAGCTCGTCCAGGAGCTCCGCGAGAAGAAGGACCACCTCCGCCAGGGGGGCGGCCCCGATCGCCTGGCCAAGCAGAAGGAGCAGGGCAAGCTGACCGCCCGGGAACGGGTCGAGACGCTGCTCGACCCCGGGTCGTTCGAGGAGTTCGGCCTGTTCGCGAGCCACCGGCAGTCCCACTTCGGGATGGCCGGCAAGGAGGCACCTGCCGACGGCGTCGTCACCGGCGCCGGGTCGATCGACGGCCGGCTGGTGCACCTCGCCAGCCAGGACTTCACCGTCCTGGGCGGCTCGGCCGGCGAGATCCACTCGCACAAGGTTGCCGACGTGATGGGGATGGCGCTGCAGACCGGCACCCCGTTCGTCTTCCTCAACGACTCGGGGGGCGCCCGGGTGCAGGAGGGGATCGACTCGCTCTCCGGGTACGGGCGGGTGTTCTACGCGAACGTGGAGCTGTCGGGCGCGGTGCCGCAGATCTCCCTGATCTGCGGCCCGTGCGCGGGGGGGGCGGCGTACTCGCCGGCCCTGACGGACTTCGTCATCCAGACGAAGCAGTCGCAGATGTTCATCACGGGCCCCCAGGTGATCAAGCAGGTGACCGGCGAGCAGATCACCGCCGAGGCCCTGGGCGGTGCCGACGCCCACATGACCCTCTCGGGCGTGAACCACTTCGTCGCCGAGGACGACGAGGAGGCGCTCCACCTCTGCCGCCGCCTGCTCAGCTTCCTGCCGGCGAACAACCTGGAGGATCCGCCCCGGGTCCCCTTCGACAACAACGTCGACCCGGACCCCGGGCTGCCGGGGATCGTGCCCGTCGAGCCGAAGCAGGGATACGACGTCCGGGACGTGATCGGCGCGATCGTCGACCGGGGGGACTTCCTGGAGGTCCAGGAGGGGTACGCCCGGAACATCGTCGTCGGCTTTGCCCGGATCCTGGGCCGGTCGGTGGGGGTCATCGCCAATCAGCCCTCGGTGATGTCCGGCGTGCTGGACGTGAACGCATCGACGAAGGCGAGCCGATTCATCCGCTTCTGCAACGCCTTCAACATCTCGCTGGTCACCTTCGTCGACGTGCCCGGCTTCCTGCCGGGCGTGGCCCAGGAGCACGGCGGGATCATCCGGCACGGGGCGAAGATGCTCTTCGCCTATTCGGCGGCCACGGTGCCGAAGATCCAGGTGATCCTGCGGAAGTCGTATGGCGGGGCCCACCTGGCGATGTGCTCGAAGGACCTGGGGGCCGACCGCGTCTTCGCCTGGCCGACGGCCGAGGTGGCCGTGATGGGGGCCGAGGGCGCCGTCGAGGTCGTCTTCCGCAAGGAGATGCAGGAGGCCGGGGACAAGGCCGCCCGGCGTGCCGAGCTGATCGAGCAGTACCGATCCACCTTCTCCTCGCCGTACGTCGCCGCCGGGCGTCGCCTCGTGGACGACGTCATCGAGCCGGCCGACACCCGCCGACACCTGGCGCAGGCCCTGGAATACCTCCAGGCCAAGCGCGAGGTCCGGCCGCCGAAGAAGCACGGCCTGATCCCGCTCTGA
- a CDS encoding biotin/lipoyl-containing protein, with translation MKLKITVDGRVFEVDVEVAEPEPMRPSYVPPSGHARMPASPAGPPASPGAGPGPAPVADEAKVCRSPLAGVVSRVEARPGQAIRVNDVLIVLEAMKMETVITAPVAGVVSRVNAGVGDGVQQGQVLVEFE, from the coding sequence TTGAAACTCAAGATCACCGTCGACGGCAGAGTCTTCGAGGTCGATGTCGAGGTCGCCGAGCCGGAGCCGATGAGGCCCTCCTACGTCCCGCCCTCCGGCCACGCCCGGATGCCGGCCTCGCCGGCGGGCCCCCCGGCCTCCCCGGGGGCCGGGCCGGGCCCGGCACCGGTGGCGGACGAGGCCAAGGTCTGCCGGAGCCCGCTGGCCGGCGTCGTCTCCCGGGTCGAGGCCAGGCCGGGCCAGGCGATCCGGGTCAATGACGTCCTGATCGTGCTGGAGGCGATGAAGATGGAAACGGTCATCACCGCCCCGGTCGCCGGCGTCGTCTCCCGGGTCAACGCCGGGGTCGGCGACGGCGTCCAGCAGGGGCAGGTGCTCGTCGAGTTCGAATGA
- the mce gene encoding methylmalonyl-CoA epimerase, whose translation MTPVKALNHIGIAVRSIEEHRPYYEGTLGAEFEGVEEVADQKVRVGFFRIGDVRFELLEPLDPSSTIAGFLDKRGEGMHHVAFTVEGIEDRIAEWKAGGLRMIDDAPRPGAHHMRIAFAHPKSTHGVLTELCEPAGGQP comes from the coding sequence ATGACACCGGTCAAGGCGCTCAACCACATCGGCATCGCGGTCCGATCGATCGAAGAACACCGCCCGTACTACGAAGGCACCCTCGGCGCCGAGTTCGAAGGGGTCGAGGAGGTGGCCGACCAGAAGGTCCGCGTCGGCTTCTTCCGCATCGGCGACGTCCGATTCGAGTTGCTGGAGCCGCTCGACCCGTCGAGCACCATCGCCGGCTTCCTCGACAAGCGGGGGGAGGGGATGCACCACGTCGCCTTCACCGTGGAGGGGATCGAGGACCGCATCGCCGAATGGAAGGCCGGCGGCCTCCGGATGATCGACGACGCGCCCCGTCCGGGGGCCCACCACATGCGGATCGCCTTCGCCCACCCCAAGAGCACCCACGGCGTGCTCACCGAGCTGTGCGAGCCGGCCGGCGGCCAACCCTGA
- a CDS encoding DUF1559 family PulG-like putative transporter, whose protein sequence is MRRAVRRGGARAPAGRVGWAIAVAAAGALLGPPGPASAEDRVETSFEGASYDRWVFRPMPGPPGSKWRAEDGLLVGTVRPGPVGYNALRFLADVHLVGDFEVVATYDVRSLPKPKTLPDFEVWEQANVIELHLSNASGEVGVYHNHRPDGQGIGFFARIPGGEDGWAHLPTAATWGRLGIRRAGETWTLLHGAEDGELASLGEAVLGTDPVDYLALMAVPMNTTSGLEVGFRDWSIRADRVVRLQQPPRSRAPYYWAAGALLVAIAAGLIAWRWRASRDAGPATRAAATRRGFTLIEVLVVVAVIGILVALLLPAVQMARESSRRAQCSNNLRQIGLALHNYEAALRAYPFGVGGWAPAGREPRWSAHSQLLPYLEQPALFDALNFVGVPWAHDPIPDNLWNRSILQATVSGFLCPSDAVSPADTLVYGHSSYRGNAGTQPINLPGDSPDGSGRNDGAFWFQSAIRTANVRDGLGNTAMFSERCLFDPGLVDPLGDFFLSGDSIESCRSAGPMTSPRMLVANQRPGGRWADGNALYTRYHHVLPPGSPSCLLGGIEDYGSPVVSTASSRHPGGVNLLTGDGSVHFVKSTIDPEVWKAYGTVAGGEAVPGLGD, encoded by the coding sequence ATGAGGCGTGCAGTGCGGCGGGGAGGAGCCCGGGCGCCGGCGGGGCGCGTCGGGTGGGCGATCGCGGTCGCGGCGGCCGGGGCCCTGCTCGGGCCGCCCGGGCCGGCCTCGGCGGAGGACCGGGTCGAGACCTCGTTCGAGGGGGCCTCGTACGACCGCTGGGTCTTCCGGCCCATGCCGGGGCCGCCGGGGTCGAAGTGGCGGGCCGAGGACGGATTGCTCGTCGGCACGGTCCGCCCCGGCCCGGTCGGCTACAACGCTTTGCGGTTCCTGGCCGACGTCCACCTCGTCGGCGACTTCGAGGTGGTCGCCACCTACGACGTGCGGTCCCTGCCGAAGCCGAAGACGTTGCCCGACTTCGAGGTCTGGGAGCAGGCTAACGTCATCGAGCTGCACCTCTCCAACGCCTCGGGGGAGGTCGGCGTCTACCACAACCACCGGCCCGACGGCCAGGGCATCGGCTTCTTCGCGCGGATCCCCGGGGGGGAGGACGGCTGGGCCCACCTGCCGACCGCGGCGACCTGGGGGCGGCTCGGCATCCGTCGGGCCGGCGAGACGTGGACCCTCTTGCATGGGGCCGAGGACGGCGAGCTCGCCTCCCTCGGGGAGGCCGTACTCGGGACCGATCCGGTCGACTACCTGGCCCTGATGGCCGTCCCCATGAACACGACCTCGGGCCTCGAAGTCGGCTTCCGCGACTGGTCGATCCGGGCCGACCGGGTCGTCCGCCTCCAGCAGCCGCCGAGGAGCCGGGCGCCGTATTACTGGGCCGCGGGGGCCCTGCTCGTGGCGATCGCCGCCGGCCTGATCGCCTGGCGGTGGCGGGCTTCCCGGGACGCCGGGCCGGCGACGAGGGCCGCCGCGACCCGACGCGGGTTCACGCTGATCGAGGTGCTCGTGGTGGTCGCCGTGATCGGCATCCTGGTCGCCCTGCTGCTGCCGGCGGTGCAGATGGCCCGGGAGTCCTCCCGCCGGGCCCAGTGCTCGAACAACCTCCGGCAGATCGGCCTGGCGCTGCACAACTACGAGGCGGCGTTGCGGGCCTACCCCTTCGGCGTCGGCGGCTGGGCGCCGGCCGGGAGGGAGCCGCGCTGGTCGGCGCACTCGCAGCTGTTGCCGTACCTTGAGCAGCCGGCGCTCTTCGACGCGCTGAACTTCGTCGGGGTGCCCTGGGCGCACGACCCGATCCCCGACAACCTCTGGAACCGGTCGATCCTCCAGGCGACCGTCTCGGGCTTCCTCTGCCCGTCCGACGCGGTCTCGCCGGCCGACACGCTGGTCTACGGGCATAGTTCCTACCGCGGCAACGCCGGGACGCAGCCGATCAACCTGCCCGGCGACTCCCCGGACGGCTCGGGGCGCAACGACGGTGCCTTCTGGTTCCAGAGCGCCATCAGGACGGCGAACGTCCGGGACGGGCTGGGCAACACGGCGATGTTCAGCGAACGCTGCCTGTTCGACCCCGGCCTGGTCGACCCGCTGGGCGACTTCTTCCTCTCGGGCGACTCGATCGAGTCATGCCGGTCGGCCGGCCCGATGACCTCGCCCCGGATGCTGGTGGCGAACCAGCGGCCGGGGGGGCGTTGGGCGGACGGCAATGCCCTCTACACGAGGTATCACCACGTCCTGCCGCCCGGCAGCCCGAGCTGCCTGCTCGGGGGGATCGAGGACTACGGCAGCCCGGTCGTCTCGACGGCGTCGAGCCGCCACCCCGGCGGGGTCAACCTGCTCACCGGAGACGGCTCGGTCCACTTCGTCAAAAGCACGATCGACCCGGAAGTCTGGAAGGCCTACGGGACCGTCGCCGGCGGCGAGGCGGTCCCGGGGCTCGGCGATTGA
- a CDS encoding tetratricopeptide repeat protein, producing MGRGAVLAGVLAALSAGCAGLGPRPFDGPDARRWEQRRELSRQARAAADSRDFARALDLLARLSESDPRSADAPARMAAIYVELGRVDDAAEAFGLALKRDADDVDSLIGLGRIEADRGHLDRAIDRFNAAIEIDPGQTGAHLGRARALERLGRPDEALASYFRALRIEPDTPEALMRVASIQLDRNQPESALARLDHLVELSPDDPDARAVRGRARVALQLTEGALDDLRFASERFPGRADLACMLALAFEQADDLDAARDAIAHAASIDPASPTVRAISDRLHR from the coding sequence ATGGGGCGAGGGGCCGTCCTGGCTGGTGTGCTCGCGGCCCTCTCGGCCGGCTGCGCGGGGCTCGGCCCCAGGCCGTTCGACGGGCCCGATGCCCGACGCTGGGAGCAGCGTCGGGAACTCAGCCGGCAGGCCCGGGCCGCCGCCGATTCCCGGGACTTCGCCCGCGCCCTCGACCTCCTCGCCCGGCTCTCCGAGTCCGATCCCCGATCGGCCGACGCCCCGGCCCGGATGGCGGCCATCTACGTGGAGCTCGGCCGGGTCGATGACGCCGCCGAAGCCTTCGGCCTCGCCCTGAAGAGGGACGCCGACGACGTCGACTCCCTGATCGGCCTGGGCCGGATCGAGGCCGACCGCGGCCACCTCGACCGGGCGATCGATCGCTTCAACGCCGCCATCGAGATCGACCCCGGCCAGACCGGGGCCCACCTCGGCCGGGCCCGGGCGCTGGAACGGCTCGGCCGGCCCGACGAGGCGCTCGCCTCCTACTTCCGGGCCCTCCGGATCGAGCCCGACACGCCCGAGGCCCTGATGCGGGTCGCCTCGATCCAGCTCGACCGCAATCAGCCCGAGTCGGCCCTCGCCCGGCTCGACCACCTCGTCGAGCTCTCCCCCGACGACCCCGACGCCAGGGCCGTCCGGGGCCGGGCCCGGGTGGCGCTCCAGCTCACCGAAGGTGCCCTGGACGACCTCCGGTTCGCCTCCGAACGCTTCCCCGGCCGCGCCGACCTCGCCTGCATGCTGGCCCTCGCCTTCGAGCAGGCCGACGACCTCGACGCGGCGCGAGACGCCATCGCCCACGCCGCCTCGATCGACCCCGCCTCCCCCACCGTCCGGGCGATCTCCGACCGGCTGCACCGCTGA
- a CDS encoding DUF1559 family PulG-like putative transporter, translating into MNRPNPIRGACARPSRGDGFTLIELLVVIAIIGVLIALLLPAVQAAREAARRAQCLNNLRQMGLALHGYHDTAGHFPPGGWLRRPGEPMRWLAWSALLLPNLEQPDLFDAMNLAVAHDHAANGTAARTVLDVYLCPTSRRDDDRVDGRGACDYGGIYGERITSPNNPPKGPMLYDRAFPVAAIRDGTSQTIFIAEDSAWGDGQWIYARNVFDQAFAINTAPGFENDIRSDHPGGALALLGDGSARFLKETIALRPLAALCTRAGGEVISADQY; encoded by the coding sequence ATGAACCGACCGAACCCCATCCGGGGCGCCTGCGCGCGCCCATCCCGGGGCGACGGCTTCACGCTGATCGAGCTGCTGGTGGTCATCGCGATCATCGGCGTGCTCATCGCCCTGCTGCTGCCCGCCGTCCAGGCGGCCCGGGAGGCCGCCCGACGGGCCCAGTGCCTGAACAACCTCCGCCAGATGGGCCTGGCCCTGCACGGCTACCACGACACCGCCGGGCATTTCCCCCCCGGCGGCTGGCTCCGGAGGCCGGGAGAGCCGATGCGGTGGCTCGCCTGGTCGGCCCTGCTGCTGCCGAACCTGGAGCAGCCGGACCTGTTCGACGCGATGAACCTGGCCGTCGCGCACGACCACGCCGCGAACGGCACCGCCGCCCGGACGGTCCTCGACGTCTACCTCTGCCCCACCTCCCGGCGCGATGACGACCGCGTGGACGGCCGGGGGGCCTGCGACTACGGCGGCATCTACGGCGAGCGGATCACCTCGCCGAACAACCCGCCCAAGGGGCCGATGCTCTACGACCGGGCGTTCCCCGTCGCCGCGATCCGGGACGGCACCTCGCAGACGATCTTCATCGCCGAGGACTCCGCCTGGGGCGACGGCCAGTGGATCTACGCCCGCAACGTCTTCGACCAGGCGTTCGCCATCAACACGGCACCCGGCTTCGAGAACGACATCCGCTCCGACCACCCCGGCGGGGCCCTCGCCCTGCTCGGCGACGGTTCGGCCCGGTTCCTGAAGGAGACGATCGCGCTGAGGCCGCTGGCCGCCCTCTGCACCCGGGCCGGCGGCGAGGTGATCTCGGCCGACCAGTATTGA
- a CDS encoding DUF4465 domain-containing protein produces MTIRPTAPLLLALALSAPAMAEGVADFDDLTLPADSYWNGPDPGGIQEPDPFGGDLPVTVGAFESGGARFSNRYNPNYAFDGVTNWGGFAYSNVQDTTTKQYSNQFAAFAGTGAGPGADNYAVGFGYNDDLDPTDSGQLLDLPWVELPDGAAPLSMLVTNTTLTALTMLEGDDFGFTGPFGGPSGTDPDWFRLTVFGTDASGAALASSVEFYLADYRGDDDYVIRDWTEVDLSTLAGATRLHFNLTSSDTDPIFGMNTPGFFALDDLRFSGVTAIPEPSTLAMLGLGLAGASAIATRLRLRRRAA; encoded by the coding sequence ATGACGATCCGACCGACCGCCCCCCTGCTGCTCGCCCTGGCCCTCTCCGCCCCCGCGATGGCCGAGGGCGTGGCCGACTTCGACGACCTGACGCTCCCCGCCGACTCCTACTGGAACGGGCCCGACCCCGGCGGCATCCAGGAGCCCGACCCCTTCGGCGGCGACCTGCCGGTGACCGTCGGCGCGTTCGAGAGCGGCGGGGCCCGGTTCTCGAACCGCTACAACCCCAACTACGCCTTCGACGGCGTGACCAACTGGGGGGGCTTCGCCTACTCCAACGTGCAGGACACGACCACCAAGCAGTATTCCAACCAGTTCGCCGCCTTCGCCGGCACCGGGGCCGGGCCCGGCGCGGACAACTACGCGGTGGGCTTCGGGTACAACGACGACCTCGACCCGACCGATTCCGGGCAGTTGCTCGACCTTCCCTGGGTCGAGCTCCCCGACGGGGCCGCCCCCCTGAGCATGCTCGTCACCAACACGACCCTCACCGCGCTGACGATGCTCGAAGGGGACGATTTCGGCTTCACCGGCCCCTTCGGCGGCCCTTCCGGCACCGACCCCGACTGGTTCAGGCTGACCGTCTTCGGCACCGACGCGTCGGGGGCCGCCCTGGCCTCGTCGGTCGAGTTCTACCTGGCCGACTACCGGGGGGATGACGACTACGTGATCCGGGACTGGACCGAGGTCGACCTCTCCACCCTGGCCGGGGCGACCCGGCTGCACTTCAACCTGACGTCGTCCGACACCGACCCGATCTTCGGCATGAACACGCCGGGGTTCTTCGCGCTGGACGACCTCCGGTTCTCCGGGGTGACGGCGATCCCCGAGCCGTCGACCCTGGCGATGCTCGGCCTCGGCCTTGCGGGTGCGTCGGCGATCGCGACCCGACTCCGACTTCGTCGCCGGGCCGCCTGA
- a CDS encoding PEP-CTERM sorting domain-containing protein, with protein sequence MRNFVQMTAIAALAAALASASPAVAGPFDPQAGLPGSLAISRDDSRIVGWGASVAELVRGPQDLADPGGPLASFGSAADAIGAADGRIVSLGDGGSITLGFDAPIVDGAGADFAVFENGFGLGGGLAFLELAFVEVSSNGVDFFRFDAASLTQTSTQVGGFGALDATELHNLAGKHVGGFGTPFDLAELAGRSPLLDVDAVRYVRLVDVVGSIDPGIGSLDSLGNLVNDPYPTPFASGGFDLDAVGVLHAIPEPSSLAMAAAGLSAAGVAVARRRRSPRAG encoded by the coding sequence ATGCGCAACTTCGTGCAGATGACCGCGATCGCCGCCCTTGCCGCTGCCCTGGCCTCGGCCTCCCCGGCGGTCGCCGGGCCGTTCGACCCCCAGGCGGGCCTGCCGGGCTCGCTCGCCATCTCCCGGGACGACAGCCGGATCGTCGGCTGGGGGGCCAGCGTCGCCGAGCTGGTCCGAGGCCCCCAGGACCTGGCCGACCCCGGCGGGCCGCTCGCCTCGTTCGGCTCGGCCGCCGACGCGATCGGCGCGGCCGACGGCCGGATCGTCAGCCTCGGCGACGGCGGGAGCATCACGCTGGGCTTCGACGCCCCCATCGTCGACGGGGCCGGTGCCGACTTCGCCGTGTTCGAGAACGGCTTCGGCCTGGGAGGGGGGCTGGCCTTCCTGGAGCTCGCCTTCGTGGAGGTCAGCTCCAACGGCGTCGACTTCTTCCGGTTCGACGCCGCTTCCCTGACCCAGACGAGCACCCAGGTCGGCGGCTTCGGCGCCCTCGACGCCACCGAACTGCACAACCTGGCCGGGAAGCACGTCGGCGGCTTCGGGACGCCGTTCGACCTGGCCGAACTCGCCGGGCGCTCCCCGTTGCTCGACGTGGACGCGGTCCGTTACGTCCGGCTGGTCGACGTGGTCGGGTCGATCGACCCGGGCATCGGGAGCCTCGATTCGCTGGGGAACCTCGTCAACGACCCGTATCCCACCCCGTTCGCTTCCGGGGGCTTCGACCTGGACGCCGTCGGCGTCTTGCACGCCATCCCCGAGCCGTCGAGCCTGGCGATGGCGGCGGCCGGGCTGTCGGCGGCCGGTGTCGCCGTGGCCCGCCGTCGTCGGTCGCCACGGGCGGGCTGA